From Mumia sp. ZJ1417:
CCGCGGTGGATCGCCATCGTACGGAAGCGGGCGACGATGCCCTCGGTCATGTCCGTCGAGACCGACACCGCAGTGCCGATCACGGTGCTGCCGATGGTCATCAGCAAGATGCCGGGGACGACGTACGCGATGTAGTCGGCGCGGTCCTGGCCGCCGATGCCCGCGCCCATCACGTCGCCGAAGACGAACACGAAGAGCAGCAGCAGCATGACCGGGGTGAGCAGCAGGTTCAGGGTGAGGGACGGATAGCGCCGAGCATGGAGGAGGTTGCGGCGCAGCATCGTGGACGAGTCGCGTACGGCGAGGGAGAGGGAGCTCATCGGACAGCCTCCTTGGGCTGGGTAAGGGCGAAGAAGACGTCGTCGAGGTCGGGGGTGTGGATGGTCAGCTCGTCGGCGGCGATCCCGGCCGAGTCGAGGCGGTCGAGGATCGAGCGGAGCTCGTACTGACTTCCGCCGCTCGGGATCTGCAGTGACAGCGAGTCGTCGTCATGGGTCGAGTCGTGGAGCGCGACGGTGGCGCTCCGGTACGCGGCAGGGTCGGTGAAGCGCAGCCGTATGTGCCCGCCCGGGATGAGCCGCTTGAGCTCGGCGGCAGTCCCCTCGGCGACGATCTTGCCGTCGTTGAGCACGGCGATGCGGTCGGCGAGCTCGTCGGCCTCCTCGAGGTACTGCGTGGTGAGGAAGATCGTGACGCCGTCGGAGACGAGCTCACGGATGATCTGCCACATGTTGTGTCGGCTGCGCGGGTCGAGGCCCGTGGTCGGCTCGTCCAGGAAGATGATCCGCGGGCCGCCCACCAGGGTCATCGCGATGTCGAGACGGCGCCTCATGCCGCCGGAGTAGGTGGAGGCCGGCTTCTTCGCGGCGTCGAGCAGGTCGAAGCGCTCCAGCAGCTCAGCCGCGGTACGGCGACCGTCCTGCTTGGACAGGTGGTGCAGGTCCGCCATGAGGAGCATGTTCTCCTCGCCGGTGATCAACCCGTCGACGGCGGAGAACTGCCCCGTGACGCCGATCGCGGCGCGGACCGCCTGAGGGTCGGCGGTGAGGTCGTGGCCCCCGATGCGGATCTCACCGGAACCGTCGCCGGCACAGATGAGGGTCGAGAGGATCTTGACCACGGTGGTCTTGCCGGCGCCGTTCGGGCCGAGCAGGGAGAAGATCGTTCCTTCCGCGACGGCCAGGTCGATGCCGTCGAGCACGACCTTGTCGCCGTACGACTTGCGCAGCCCGTACGCGGCGATGGCCGGATGGGAGTGGACGGTGGGAGTGCTCATGAGGGGTTCTCCTGCAGAGGCTGCGGGTTCGGAGGTACGGGTCAGATGCTGCGAGCGACGACGTCGCCGTACGACGTGGTGGCGTGGATGCTCACGGCGGCGTCGGGACCGTCGGCGTTCATGAGCGTGTTGGTGATCCGGCCGTAGGCAGTGCCGGCGTCGAGCGTGGCCGAGACGCCGGCCGCGGCGGTGACGGACACGTTTCCGGCCTCGGTGCGGAGCACGAGCGCACCGCGGGTTGCCTCAGCGACGCTGATGTCGCCCTTGACGGTGCTGATCTCAGCGGCTCCGCCCAGGCGGCCGACCGAGACGTCGCCTGCCTGGAGCGTCAGGCGGACGCCCGCGGTCTCGTCGAGCTTGATCGAGCCCGCCGCACCGTCGAACTCCACGTCGCCGAGCCGTCCCACGCCACGCAGCTCGGCGCTGGCCGCCTTGGCCTCGACGCGGGAGCCGACGGGCAGCTGGA
This genomic window contains:
- a CDS encoding ATP-binding cassette domain-containing protein; amino-acid sequence: MSTPTVHSHPAIAAYGLRKSYGDKVVLDGIDLAVAEGTIFSLLGPNGAGKTTVVKILSTLICAGDGSGEIRIGGHDLTADPQAVRAAIGVTGQFSAVDGLITGEENMLLMADLHHLSKQDGRRTAAELLERFDLLDAAKKPASTYSGGMRRRLDIAMTLVGGPRIIFLDEPTTGLDPRSRHNMWQIIRELVSDGVTIFLTTQYLEEADELADRIAVLNDGKIVAEGTAAELKRLIPGGHIRLRFTDPAAYRSATVALHDSTHDDDSLSLQIPSGGSQYELRSILDRLDSAGIAADELTIHTPDLDDVFFALTQPKEAVR
- a CDS encoding DUF4097 family beta strand repeat-containing protein, with product MKTFATTAPITAVVDIPAGRIQLIATDRADAKVEVRPSDASKSRDVKAAEQTTVDYVDGVLRINAPAPKNQILGSSGSVEVTVQLPVGSRVEAKAASAELRGVGRLGDVEFDGAAGSIKLDETAGVRLTLQAGDVSVGRLGGAAEISTVKGDISVAEATRGALVLRTEAGNVSVTAAAGVSATLDAGTAYGRITNTLMNADGPDAAVSIHATTSYGDVVARSI